In Anabas testudineus chromosome 12, fAnaTes1.2, whole genome shotgun sequence, the genomic stretch CACATAGGAAATATAGAACAGTGAGACGTATTCATATTACATGCACTAATTGATCCACTGATGATACATAAATATTGATTAATACACTTCAAATAGAATATAACAATGGCTAACCTTTGACCCCCAGAGGGGAAGGGCAGTCCTTTGGCACTGGAGGCAGAATCCGAGTGTAATAACTCAGATTATAGTAGGCTTCCCAGCTGAGGTAGCCATAATTTGAGTTGTATGTTGGAGGGCTGGGTATTAAGTTGGACCtaactgttaataaaaacaaaacgttaCCAGATGTATTGAATATGTGCCAGTCTTGAATGAATCTCTTTGAGTGAATTGTTAAGTCGGGACCTGTTAGAACCAGCCGCATGAGAAACTCTCGTAGGAAAGTGTGATTGATGATTTCCCAGAGCAACCGGAAATGGGTGAGAATATAATGCACCACATCTGGGCCGGGCTTCAGGAATGTACGGACTCTGGTCCAGAGCTCCGCTGAGGCggacacataaaaaaacatgtcgGTGTTACTGAAGCAGCTGGACATTTGTAGCATCAATTCAGTTTGGATAACAAACTCATTACGTCGCAGTGAAGCATAAAGGCAAGCTGAGACTGGGATTTATAGCCTAGTTTAAGACCTCTGAATTGCCACACACATCTCAGTGAATGCAAACAGTATTATCAGACTTGGCATCCTCAGGCAAATAcaccacaaataaaacaagtaattgaatcattttaatagATAGATAATAGTGTTTTGAGATGGTGGATTTATTACCTTAGCATTTCTGAAATGCATACAACTGCCTGGACCTGAATGTTTTGGTGTGTTTGGCTATCCTACcttatgtaataaaaatatttcccaTTTCCCTTATcctctttgatttgtttttatcctTCCATATCTTagttgtttggatttttttttgtggacaATGAAAGTGGGGTGATTCTTATTCGGCCTGTCAAGTATGATGTAACTGCCAACCAAACACGTCAGATCTCATTAGGGACTACTGTGTATGAGTGTTCCCTGTTAATGAGAAGCAGACCAGGACATTTAGgaagtgcttcagtgaagagATCAGCGGAAGCAGCTCTGGTCCAGCTGGCCTCTTCCAGGCATTTGctcctgttttttaaatatttgggTCCTAACTCCGTGAGGCAGACTGAGTTGTGGTATTTCcagatttaacaaaaacataatgaaacattCTTTCATAAATGAATAACCCAACCCGTTACATCGTATGCACAAAGGGACAACAGAATAATTCAAATTCCTCCAAAATAAGAGGATATGAAAGTTGCATAACTCGACTCACGGATAGTGCAGTTCTCTCCATAGTAACCGGTGCGAGTGCAGTCACACTCATACTTGTCCTCACCATACCTCACGCACACACCCCAGTGCTGACAGGGGAAATAACAGCAGGGGTTcactgtggaaaacaacaacaagaagtcAAAGAACACGAGATCTGAGAAATTCTTACATAAACTCAGGCAGAAAAGTGACAAGAAGCTCGGACGTTGTGAGAAACTGAATTACAGATCAGATCATCGACTTGGCACTGATACAATATGACTGCGCCTGCTTCCCGCACAGAgattaaatcacattaaatctgtgtaggaaaacacacatttgctcaATCACCTGAGTCACACAAAACAGTCTttgttctcacacacaaaaacaggagggagagaggtgtCTTGCAGATGCATCAACAAGTTAAAACAAGGAAAAGTTCATACAGACTGAGATATTGAATCATCTTAAAGGATCGCATCtgtcttaaaaacaaaattcacgTGCTTATGTGGAAAGATAATTAAAAGCCCTTTGAttcaaaactgtatttaaagcTAATATGAGAAGCTGAGAAGTCTGACTTAATCAAAATAGGTAAATAGCTTCTTATAAGTTGAGGTCATTTTAGGATACAGTTTTCCTCTATGTGGGAAGTGGAAGGATGCAAAAAGAGGAAGTTAAAGTAAGCAACTTTCCATGGTTCCCTCAGATCTGTGTGTTCAGATAAAGCCTTTCATGTAATGTATAATATAAGAGGGAGGACTGTGGACACTGAACCATCACTTTCAGTGGAAATAATCCTGTAATAACAgagcagaataaataaatattgtattgttttaaatttgaagaaaaaaacgAGCCCGCCCTTTAAAATCTGATACTAAATTTTGCAGATAAATTGTTTATTGCAGACATTCTTCACCACCAAGATTTATGCACCGTCCTGGGCGTAGCACATCCAAGTTATGTGGACTGTGTGATAAGTTATAAACCATCCAGATTTCCCCATCTGAGGAAAAGCAGTGCTGCAGTGAAGCATGTAACCTTCTGTGCACGTGTAAAAACATGCCTCTCCCTGTTGTCCTTGCAGCCATGTTCACAGAGTCCCCAGCAGCACACTCATTAACTGGACTAACTCAGTCCAGTTAGTGTAATGGGCCAAAAAAGGTCTATCTCACATATAATGGAGAGGATGTACCTTACATTACCTCATAATCAAATGAATGTGGGATGGAAATGAATCATTGACATTGAGAAAACAGAtaatggagtttttttttcctcttctgtgaCTCAAGGTCCTGAATTTCTGGGGTCTGAACACGTGACACTGCACATCAACTAATTTGGAAATGATTTACAGGTATGTAAAGTCAGAAatcagatgaaaacaaagaagtGGTGAAACACAAGTATGTGTAAGGTGATAACATTAGCCTGAGGCCTACATGGTGTATTGTTTATGTAAGGGGGGTGAGAGGGGGGCTGTGCTCATATACAGACTACATGTCTCCACAGGTCTGGTTGAGAGGGGTGCTTCACTGCTTTTAAAATGGCTACAGAGCCGCCAAtactaactggactccacattaacttaaagacattcactgttatactgaactgcctgctgcccaacacatagcatgtaatcacccatatgaggatgggtgcaaggtttcttcctgttgccttctcagggagtttttctttgccaccgtcgccctcggcttgctcatcagggacaatctgattattatgattcatgcacattcactgttcatgtactgttctttggttgtttaaagctgctcaattgtaaaaagcgctatacaaataaactgaattgaattacaTATAATACTTAGATGTTTACAAATGCTGAAATATGAAAGACCATTTACTCCTTTTGTtacagataaaaagaaaaataatattacaaagCTTTCAGACTAGAAGCTGGAGATTGAATTTTTTGCAGTGTCTCTAGTGATGAAGTTATTGTACCAGGAGGCAGCCTGCCAGGGCAAGTCTTTGTCCTCATGAAGTAGAGGAATGTTTCTCAGCCTCACCGGAGCCAACTCGCCATTTTTAGAGGAAGACCTCATAAAACCACTGGGATGTTTGACTCAAACTCCATGCCTGTAGCTGCAGATCACAAACTTATCAAAAGCCACATATCTTTCCTGGCACCTACCTGTGTTAGAGGTAACCTCATCACCCCGGCACGCAGGCTCCCGCAACATCAAGAGGAGACCACAAAGTGATCCTAGAACAGAGGCTTGAGGAAAAAGGTTTACAGTTAATCCGAGTGTAGAAACAGAAaggtgaaacacacagaggaccTACTTACATCTCATTACAGCAGCCTCAGTTCAGGAGATTTTCATTCCAACTAACACGactgaaagaaaattataatcCGGACTCCACGGGAGATGCAGGCTCGTACAGGGATGCAGCGGATTTCAGGAGCACAGTGATAGACGAGCAGGACCAGACGGGACCAGACGGGACGGGACGGGACGAGCAAAAACGTCGCTGCAGCCTCGTCGCAGTGCGTCCACCTGCACAGAGAGAGTGAGCACAGTCGGAACTTCAGATGGAGGTGTGACCTCGGTTTCTGTTCTATACCGCCTCCTGCTGTTGCTAAATAGTGAATAATGCTAAATAATCTAGTCCTACATTCAgttaacacactcacacacgacatttaacatgttcctttattatatttgttttgaagCAACATGCAAAGCAACTTTTTCAAACAGAGAATCTGCAATAAAACTGGCACAAGAACAACTTTCCAAAGTTAAAACAGCGTAAAGCCACGTATCACTTCCACAGAGGTGttgagaaggaggaggagatgctCGACGTCAGTACCAACAAGTACTGCATGTTGAAATACTGCTGCTGTAGACTGCTTATCTGTGATTGAAAGCACACACTGATGCTCCAACAGATGAAACGCTGGTTCAGTGTATGGTGATGAATTGGGAGTAGGAGACAGGAGCAAACTACTTAGGAAATCCTAGAAACCTGAAATGTGTCTGTTCAGTGATTCATTATTTCTCATAACTTTCAGAGGACATTGCCAGTGAAGCAGGATGTAGGTATAAATTCTAATGTCTGTTAACTGGAAACCTTTTAGTGGCAGCTCAcaccatgtttttctttattgcatTTCACATTGTCCTGATGGGAAATTTATCCTCTCATTCAATTCAGTCACACACAATAGAATCTGGTCAGAGCTGCAGGATAAAgctcatttctttaaattccCACACCACAAAACCCCCACTGTCTTCGACTGCTGGGTTCTGTCACTGGCTCCTCTGAGACTCCCCAGCTGCAACTATATAACTCTAACTTTTGACTCATTTATAAACTTACTTTGCTCAAGTCGTCGGCAGTGATTTCAGTATTGTTTAGCCCCTGCTAAATATTTagacttgttttgttgttgaataaTCTACCACTCTGCCAATAAATCTCTGGATTCATCCACCAGCTGCTGCTAGAGATTCTGGGCTGCTCACCTGCAGACCtaaatcactgtgtgtgtgttgcagggcCCCCGTCTACCTTTAGGGCCCAAAGCTGGACAGAAACAGTTTATCTGCATCGTATTACACTGTATTGAGGTTCCACGGTGGCGTAACGACCTATAGATTAGATAAACGCATCTGCCATATAACTAAATGTTAACATTCAGCATGGAATATTATCAAACTGATCCCAAAAACATCTGTTCCctgctgtaaatgtatttttccaaaTATGAGGAAAGTTTTCATGAGAcgcttttactgttttataaccAGCTATTTATTGTAGGATCATTTACACTCCCAACAGGAAGGGAGGCAGTTGAGTTGAAAGTACCTGAGGGACCACTCTATAATTTGGAGGAGTCTATTGTTTGGTTTTATAGTTTTGTGGTTCCGTTGTAGCTACTCTGCACTTTCCCcctgtgttaaatgttttggaTCAACACCTTGCTGTATGATAAAGCTCCTTTCAATTGGTTCTGAAACATCCCTgtgtaaaaaagacaaactgtttcTATACACTAGCACCTTcataagtaataataaacactgatgagCCTTCACCAAACCACGACACCACCTTCATCATCCTTCACAGATGAGCTCATACAGAGTGTCTGTAATTTTAAAATCCcctttatttccattttgtgttttcacataacATGTTaagtttttttccccacttgtGTTTAACAGTCTGAGAATTGTGTATATTTAATCTGTCGATAACATCACGGCCGCTGTCTTTTGCCATCATTGGTCAGAAGAAGCACAAGGATAAAGAGACAAGGCTGGAAACTCTTGTttgacatcacatttatttaaccaaaaatgtgtcatttagGATGAGCTGGAGGCAGCCACTGCAGCACGTCTGGGTTTGGGGGTGGTGCCTTCCCGGAAACCATTCCTGGAAAAGGAGgaataccaaaacaaaaaaaatcagtgaGCTTGATGCAGACATGTACTCATTAAATGACCCATTTAAATATTAGTGAAACGGTCAAGTCACTGTATGCTTCtcaacattcatttaatttaacagattGTGGTTTGGCTGTAGTTCAAGGCTGGTTACCAAACCCTCCAGATCTGGCTACTCAGTAACTGGCTAATGTCAGTGTAGCAGCCGAGAACTGATGATTAATTCttaactaaatgtttatttttcacttgaTTTGTATGGACAGAAGTATAAACAGTTACATCAGTGGTGTGTGGCATCTTGGCACAAATGACATTACAGCACATAGCGTTGCTAGGGTTCTTGGTAAGCAAACAAAAGCTGGCATTTCAGTTCCATCATCCAAAAAATAAGTTACTCATAAGTAAGTTAGCCTAACTTAGGTTTACCAACATTTGAATGTAATTATAGTTAACATTAATGATCCCTCAGTTTCACAATGTTCCATGATCCTGGAAATTTCAAAGTGAAATTACACCTTTTATGGAAGATGACAAATTTGTACTGAAAACACATGTAGAATGGGATTCAGTGGAAACTGACCTCACTTGCATTACATTATACTTGTCAATGTATGTTATAGGCCAACTGTCCCATTTATGACAAACAACTGGAGCAAAATGAGTAATGAGAGTGGGAGTTGTTAGAGCGTTATCTATAATCATTGTGCACAGCAGTATAAAAGCTACGATAAGAGAAACCTACAGTAGAGCTGCCAACAACAGtgattaaataatttaacaagGATTTTGGAAACCCCAGGCGGTATCAGAGCCTTAATCCAACTATCAGGGCACACAGCCAGTTTTAatccattttcagttttcatattATCTAGGAGTGGGAAATTAAATCTTTTGGATGTTACATTAACACTTGTGTGAACAGATGCGACATGCATTTTATCACAGAGctatgaaaaaataatttgaacagGAACAACTATTTACTTTGGTTATATTTAAGCTCAATCAAGCTTGACCTTACCCTTGTCCAGTCAATCAAATATTCTACTCAAATTATATTAGGcatatttattagattttaGCCTATTACTATACTACCACCATTAAATGTGACTGATTTTGTACAATGATGCTTACCTCAGAGAAAATACTGATATCACTGGAGTTCATTtgttcagacatttttttttcaccatcATTGGTAAGCAGCATTGAAAAATGTTAGAACTGCAGACAGGTTGGTAATAAAtctaattgtatttatataataacatatttcCCATATATCCCAATATTGTTCtttgcaatataaaaaaaaaacaccattactCTGCTAATTTATAGGCATCTAGTGAGCTTTCTCTTATCATCAAATGCTCGGTggtgaggagaaaacaaaaatgttgctgCGGCCCACAGGCATACAGGACGAGCCATGTTaccacaaatgttttgtttacagcttcactgtaaacacattatttatcGACTCCACTATcaagaagctaaaacagcttgatttttcttgtttttgtaaacatttgttCAAAATTGTTTATACCTCTGAATACACATTTCCATGAGGGAATTACTGCAACACTGATCCTCTTTTGGTAATATAATCCAGCACCTTCATAAACATATCTGTTGAATGTTTCACATCATTACATCAGTCTAAAAAAATAAGAAGCAAGCTAGCATCCTTTTGGCAATTTAAAGCGAGATGCAGGACCTTGCTTTTACTCCCCGTTTGGAATATGTCAACACGACCTAAACACACACCTGATGTTTGTAGTTCCACTCTGTAACACACTCATTTACCACAATCTGGTTTATTGAGGAAGTGTTTATTATATCTTACTGTTTTAGGAGTGTTTTCAATCAACCAAGTTTTCAATGTGGTCTTTTATTGAGCTAGGATTAGCATCAAGATGTTAGTGTTGCTGATacaagaacaataaaaacacctgaCAAAGGGCCCAGTAAGttaaaactgaagcacagaCTGCAGGTTTTCATAACAGAACTATCCCTCAATCAGCTGCACATTTGGAAACTGGTTTTACTGAGCCAACTGCATCAACGGATCTTACCTGAATCTGCGGCTCACAACCTTCAGGTGTCTCAGGCGGCCGGTACCAGTGGTGTTCCTCCTCTTGGCCTTAGCACTCCAGTTGTCTGTAAAACACATTATCACATCAATTCATATCAATTTAGAAATGAACAGTGATAGTTTATTTGAACTTACTAACTCAAGTATTTTGAGTTGCCTGGGAAAATTTAGAAACAAATTTTTAGTATTTACTAATCTTGACTTACAGGACACAACACTTGCATATATTCTGACAGGACATGGCTCTAAGAAAGGCACCGTGGGCTGTCCTTACATCATACCAATCACAACATGCTCAAAAACAAGCTCCTTTTATTctacattaaaagaaaatccaCCAACATAAAGTACATATTAGTTTCCTTCCTGCACATTTGGTAAATAACAGTGATATGGTCACTTACACTTTCTCTTGCGCTTCTCAGGATAACCACACTTGCCGCAGGCGGACTTCTGCAGGTGGTAGGCCTTGGCCCCACAGCGACGGCACAGGGTGTGCGTCTTGTTCCGGCGCTTACCGAAAGATGATGTCCCCTTCGTCTGGGAAGTAACAAACAAGGAGTCAGAATGTACTTAAGAGACCTAAGACTTCACCAAAACTTAAGCGTCTGCTAGTCTTGTCTCAGTATAGAAGGAGGAATCACAGAAAGTCATTTGttcagacatttgtgtttagAAACATCACTGACAAGACTCAGAAGTCATGTGGACTTTACCAGCTCCGGTTCAATCCGAAGGATGTAACATTAACACGTCTCACCACGACTTTAGCCACACTCTCATTTGTCGTTTCTTAGGCGCTACCAGCTAATTAATCTCATGATTTATTACGAAAATCTGTTTACAAGTGAGGATTTCCCATCGTTACTTGCAGACTGTGCTAACTAGCTAAAGGAAGCCCATTGAGTGCAATGTGAAGTGACTAGCCGGCTATGCTAACCGCTGTGGGAAAGCGAGATACACGTTTTATGGGTTATCATTATATAAATTGTCTGTAATAGCCTTATTCTCTATCGGTCACTCGACTGCAAC encodes the following:
- the rpl37 gene encoding 60S ribosomal protein L37; protein product: MTKGTSSFGKRRNKTHTLCRRCGAKAYHLQKSACGKCGYPEKRKRKYNWSAKAKRRNTTGTGRLRHLKVVSRRFRNGFREGTTPKPRRAAVAASSSS